A genomic segment from Streptosporangium roseum DSM 43021 encodes:
- a CDS encoding pentapeptide repeat-containing protein yields the protein MPSRTPAAGPPRPKEPRSPRLAASLAAVEHFDRDLEDDGVYKSMEFRGVDLSSRDADAVEFEGCRFVDTRLSGTAMRRGGFSNVELERCDLSGMAARASSMHRTRVSASRLTGMTWSECGFKDVTFDACRADLTGFRFSTFKNAVFHDCALPEANFQNADLRGVRFERCNLTGAQFSGAEMEGARFADCVLLGIGGVTSLRGVTIRSRDAQGLVHSLASAMGITIEE from the coding sequence ATGCCTTCTCGCACCCCTGCCGCCGGGCCGCCGCGGCCGAAAGAACCCCGCTCCCCCAGGCTCGCGGCCTCGCTCGCCGCCGTGGAGCACTTCGACCGCGATCTTGAGGATGACGGCGTCTACAAGTCGATGGAGTTCAGAGGCGTCGACCTGTCGTCCCGCGACGCGGACGCGGTCGAGTTCGAGGGCTGCCGGTTCGTCGACACACGCCTGTCGGGTACGGCGATGCGCCGGGGCGGTTTCTCCAACGTGGAACTGGAGCGCTGCGACCTGTCGGGAATGGCGGCCAGGGCGTCGTCGATGCACCGCACCCGCGTGTCCGCCAGCCGGTTGACCGGCATGACCTGGTCCGAGTGCGGGTTCAAGGACGTGACGTTCGACGCCTGTCGCGCCGACCTGACGGGGTTCCGGTTCTCGACCTTCAAGAACGCCGTCTTCCATGACTGCGCCCTCCCGGAGGCGAACTTCCAGAACGCGGACCTGAGAGGGGTCCGGTTCGAGCGCTGCAACCTGACCGGTGCCCAGTTCTCCGGCGCGGAGATGGAAGGGGCCCGGTTCGCCGACTGCGTGCTGCTGGGGATCGGCGGCGTGACCAGCCTCAGGGGCGTGACCATCAGGAGCCGGGACGCCCAGGGGCTGGTCCACAGCCTGGCGAGCGCCATGGGGATCACCATCGAGGAGTAG